One Drosophila teissieri strain GT53w chromosome X, Prin_Dtei_1.1, whole genome shotgun sequence genomic window, CGTGATCGACAAGAACATGTTCTCCACGTTTATGTTGTCTTTGGCGGAAGTCTCGAACAGTTCGATGTCCATTTGTTTCGCAAACCGCTGCGCATCCTCGGTTATGACCACCTTCCTGTCCGGATCATCGTTCTTGTTGCCCACTGTTAAGGAATCAAAACATTAGTATATATAGCTAATGGAAGTTGGCTACGAATTAAACTCTTTGGCATAGCCACTAACTCTTCTTACGTCGAGACAACCAAATCATTATCGTTACTTGTGCCCAGGCTACGCGTAATATGGTATTGGCTCACCTAATACTTTTTTGACCACGTCGCAGTTGTTCTGGATCTCCTCCAGCCAGCGGCGGACGTTCGCGAAGGAGTCGCCGTTCGTCACGTCGTAGACGACGATGACGCCGTGGGTGCCGCGGTAGTAGGTGCTAGTGATCGTCCGGAAGCGCTCCTGGCCGGCCGTGTCCCAGATCTGCAGCTTCACGCGCATGCCCTCGATGTCCACGGTGCGGATCTTGAAGTCCACGCCGATGGTGGTGATGTAACTGCCCGAGAATGTGTCGTCCGAGAACCGGATGAGCAGCGACGACTTGCCCACGCCTGCAGGGGATCAGATGGAAAGATGGAAAGGGATTCGGATTACCATCATGCGATATCGTCACTACACACAAGTGGCCAATGTGGCATGTGACATGGCTGGGCGGGGAGTGTTCTCCTGCTCCAGTTACCGCCGCAGCTGGTCTGCTCGCATATCAAGCTGTATTATCCTGCCAGTGCGTCACCATTAGTCATGAGCCTGGTTTAGCCCACATCTGCCGATCCGCGGACCAGACTACCTTTCTTTTGGCACAAGCTCAAAATATACTCAAATGAATAGATAGCTATGTTAGGATGTTAGGATGTTGTATTACAGTCGTGAGCCAAGGActgatataaaaagatttagctgCGGTTAAGATTAAAGTACAACTTAACACATATTGAGTATGCTGACGAATGTTGAAAGTATTATGGAAACTAAAAACAAccacattactcatacgccatgttggcGTGAACATTTCAAATGTAACATAAATGACAATTAGCTGCAATTGTGCCAAAGGGAGGAGGAGAAAACTgcacttttggccaggaatcGGGGACAAACCGAAAGTTACACCTGCTATTTTCAACGCAATGCTATTTTTAAGCACCTGGTCTGTGGGAAACGGGAAAGCCTGGGAAACTCACCGCTATCGCCGATTATTAGCAGCTTGAACAGATGATCGAAGCCGCGTGCCATTTTTCGTCGTTTTTTCGctgtttttctgtgtttttccttgtttttgcAAGTGCTTTTATATTTACAGTTAGGCGCGTCGAACAATGCAAAAtatacttttgttttctttttttctgctgcctgctcccacactcacacacacaggagcACACTCCCtgcgcgctctctctctttctttctttcgcACTCTCTCTCGGGAGCGCACTCTCTCTTTCGCCCCAACTACggccctctcgctcgcactaGTGCAGCCGGCTGAGTATCTGAGATAAACTGTTGTtcttgctggctgctggtctgttgtttctgctgttgttcttgctgttgctactgctgatgatgatgtttttgttgctgtgtgaTAA contains:
- the LOC122623142 gene encoding ras-related protein Rab-35 isoform X2; the protein is MRVKLQIWDTAGQERFRTITSTYYRGTHGVIVVYDVTNGDSFANVRRWLEEIQNNCDVVKKVLVGNKNDDPDRKVVITEDAQRFAKQMDIELFETSAKDNINVENMFLSITRQVLDHKLRTSPNEQQKDTLHLKPNPKGSKGGKCCR
- the LOC122623142 gene encoding ras-related protein Rab-35 isoform X1, whose amino-acid sequence is MARGFDHLFKLLIIGDSGVGKSSLLIRFSDDTFSGSYITTIGVDFKIRTVDIEGMRVKLQIWDTAGQERFRTITSTYYRGTHGVIVVYDVTNGDSFANVRRWLEEIQNNCDVVKKVLVGNKNDDPDRKVVITEDAQRFAKQMDIELFETSAKDNINVENMFLSITRQVLDHKLRTSPNEQQKDTLHLKPNPKGSKGGKCCR